In the genome of Lycorma delicatula isolate Av1 chromosome 8, ASM4794821v1, whole genome shotgun sequence, one region contains:
- the ImpL2 gene encoding ecdysone-inducible gene L2 yields MSVVIFAVLSTLPILVFARVPNFRHVFFDSQNAIPASDKSDEVQKDFPFREWVKVSQNAPRVVHVATGDRVEFECETFGSPSPTVQWSRGPRPQPPVYEENNNVAGMGLGKTISRLVIDCVLPYHQDIYTCLASTGTETAASHTTTLLVHVHGNNLTNVLTKCQENKPRIINWSPIIMETIGNDVTLPCSAKGISSPQLYWIDKDEKLINNEPDSRYKVLESGDLVITKLRWSDMGGYSCVAQSSAGRDSETTFLYPMDDE; encoded by the exons atgtcAGTGGTCATTTTTGCTGTGCTATCAACGCTACCAATTTTGGTATTTGCACGTGTACCGAACTTTCGACATGTATTCTTTGATAGCCAG aatGCCATTCCAGCCTCAGACAAATCAGATG aagtacAAAAAGATTTTCCATTCCGTGAGTGGGTAAAAGTTTCACAAAATGCACCAAGAGTGGTTCATGTAGCTACAGGTGACAGAGTAGAATTTGAATGCGAGACATTTGGTAGTCCTAGTCCTACAGTACAATGGAGTCGGGGACCACGGCCACAACCTCCA gtgtaTGAGGAGAACAATAATGTTGCTGGAATGGGACTTGGTAAAACTATTTCAAGGCTTGTTATAGATTGTGTGTTACCATATCATCAAGATATATATACATGTCTCGCCAGCACCGGTACAGAAACAGCTGCTTCTCACACAACAACACTTCTTGTTCATGTTCATG gtAATAATCTGACAAATGTATTAACAAAATGCCAAGAAAATAAGCCACGAATTATTAATTGGAGTCCAATTATTATGGAAACAATTGGAAATGATGTCACATTACCTTGCAGTGCAAAAGGAATTTCATCACCTCAATTATACTGGATTGATAAAGATGAGAAACTTATTAATAATGAACCAGATTCAAGATATAAG gtATTGGAATCAGGTGATTTAGTTATAACAAAGTTACGTTGGAGTGATATGGGAGGATATTCATGTGTTGCTCAAAGTTCAGCTGGACGTGATTCCGAGACAACATTCCTGTATCCAATGGATGAtg aGTGA